Proteins encoded within one genomic window of Lynx canadensis isolate LIC74 chromosome B2, mLynCan4.pri.v2, whole genome shotgun sequence:
- the LOC115514671 gene encoding LOW QUALITY PROTEIN: olfactory receptor 10C1 (The sequence of the model RefSeq protein was modified relative to this genomic sequence to represent the inferred CDS: inserted 1 base in 1 codon), with amino-acid sequence MLANGYEVLVYARLGTNASLVAKFIPVGFSHLAHLQGWLFFLFLGIYLLTVANDLFIVVVVSADAXLQSPRYCFLRVLSALEISTTSVTLPLLPHRLLTGQCHVPHMGYSLHMFFFLFLRATECCLLVAAAYDCYTAICKPLGYPLLLSHRVCLQLTGAAWACGVMLGLSHTFIFSLPFCSPDSSLHFRVLLALFASKRADKPGSPEEREQEDEGTFSDPHLPSSNASALREQMIAAPRMQCALHLACLVHAHHVLQLCGGSQHGTQKASAKASCLTQDRQLLVC; translated from the exons ATGTTGGCTAACGGCTATGAAGTTCTAGTTTACGCAAG GTTGGGCACGAACGCCTCCCTGGTGGCCAAGTTCATCCCCGTGGGCTTCTCCCACCTGGCCCACCTGCAGGGCtggctcttcttcctcttcctgggcaTCTACCTGCTGACCGTGGCCAACGACCTATTCATAGTAGTCGTGGTGTCGGCCGACG ACCTGCAGTCCCCCAGGTACTGCTTCCTGCGCGTGCTGTCAGCCCTGGAGATTAGCACCACATCGGTCACCCTGCCCCTGCTGCCCCACCGCCTCCTCACAGGCCAGTGCCACGTGCCCCACATGGGCTACAGTCTCCACatgttcttcttcctcttcctcagggCCACGGAGTGCTGTCTCCTGGTGGCCGCAGCCTATGACTGCTacacagccatctgcaaaccccTTGGCTACCCACTCCTGCTGAGCCACAGGGTGTGCCTCCAGCTGACAGGGGCCGCGTGGGCCTGTGGAGTGATGCTGGGCCTGAGCCACACCTTCatcttctccctgcccttctgcAGCCCCGACTCCAGCCTACACTTccgggttcttcttgccctgtttgccag CAAGAGGGCAGACAAGCCTGGTTCACCAGAAGAAAGGGAACAAGAGGATGAAGGGACCTTTAGTGACCCACATCTACCTTCCTCCAATGCCTCGGCGCTAAGAGAGCAAATGATCGCGGCTCCCAGGATGCAGTGTGCTCTACACCTGGCCTGTCTGGTCCACGCTCATCATGTGCTCCAGCTGTGTGGAGGCAGCCAGCACGGGACCCAGAAAGCCTCGGCCAAGGCATCTTGTCTCACCCAGGACCGTCAGCTCCTTGTCTGCTAG